A section of the Plutella xylostella chromosome 18, ilPluXylo3.1, whole genome shotgun sequence genome encodes:
- the LOC105398433 gene encoding ecdysteroid-regulated 16 kDa protein: MLFYLTAVLLLASAQAKFYKDCGSKLATVESVGVSGCAENAKECVLKRNSNATISIDFTPSTEVKSVEAVVHGIIMSLPVPFPLPQPDACKDSGISCPAPSGTKVSYRATLPVLKSYPKVTVEVKWELKTEDGEDLVCILIPAKIN, translated from the exons atgttgttttatttgacaGCCGTTTTGTTACTGGCCAGTGCGCAGGCTAAATTCTACAAAGATTgtg GATCAAAACTAGCGACAGTAGAGTCGGTGGGCGTGAGCGGCTGCGCGGAGAACGCCAAGGAGTGCGTGCTGAAGAGGAACAGCAATGCCACCATCAGCATCGACTTCACAcctt CGACGGAGGTGAAGAGCGTGGAGGCGGTGGTGCACGGCATCATCATGAGCCTGCCGGTGCCCTTCCCGCTGCCGCAGCCCGACGCCTGCAAGGACAGCGGGATCAGCTGCCCTGCCCCG TCCGGCACTAAAGTCAGCTACCGAGCCACGTTGCCGGTGCTCAAGTCCTACCCGAAGGTCACGGTGGAGGTCAAGTGGGAGCTGAAGACAGAAGACGGAGAAGACCTGGTCTGCATCCTTATACCGGCCAAGATCAACTAG